One stretch of Rhodohalobacter mucosus DNA includes these proteins:
- a CDS encoding YbaB/EbfC family nucleoid-associated protein, which produces MSQFNMADMFGKISDLQSKMKEAQERLSEVIVEADAGGGMVTVKANGKREVLQINVDRDVIDPDDKEMLEDLIVAGVNKALEKAEAAGKEKMQEVYKDIMPGGGLPGMDMSKFGL; this is translated from the coding sequence ATGAGCCAATTTAACATGGCCGACATGTTCGGCAAAATCTCCGACCTCCAGAGTAAAATGAAAGAAGCTCAGGAGCGGCTTAGTGAAGTCATTGTTGAAGCCGACGCAGGCGGAGGAATGGTTACCGTAAAAGCCAATGGAAAAAGAGAAGTTCTACAGATCAATGTCGACCGCGACGTTATCGACCCGGACGATAAAGAGATGCTGGAAGATCTGATCGTTGCAGGCGTAAATAAAGCCCTCGAAAAAGCAGAAGCAGCCGGCAAGGAGAAGATGCAGGAAGTTTATAAGGACATAATGCCCGGCGGAGGCCTGCCCGGAATGGATATGAGTAAGTTCGGCCTCTGA
- the recR gene encoding recombination mediator RecR: MQITSEALERAIEELARLPGTGRKSAQRIAIHLLKQSEERVLTLAETLIQLKKSVSRCSVCGTITDRDPCPICNNPKRVNGTICVVEEFQDVYIIEKTNEFRGRYHVLGGIISPLENIGPDDIRIKELLTRLNSEEEDIQEVILALNPDAEGEATSYYINKLLLNYDVRVTRIAYGIPMGTELEFIDEATLSRAFASRTAF; this comes from the coding sequence ATGCAGATAACCTCAGAAGCGCTCGAGCGCGCAATTGAAGAGCTTGCCCGTTTACCGGGAACCGGGAGAAAATCGGCGCAGCGAATTGCCATACATCTTTTAAAACAGAGTGAGGAGCGCGTTCTCACGCTTGCCGAAACCCTGATACAGCTCAAAAAATCGGTAAGCCGGTGTTCCGTCTGCGGCACCATTACCGACCGGGATCCCTGCCCCATCTGCAACAATCCAAAACGCGTGAACGGTACCATCTGCGTGGTGGAAGAGTTCCAGGATGTCTACATCATTGAAAAAACCAATGAGTTCAGAGGACGTTACCACGTTCTGGGCGGCATCATCTCACCACTCGAAAATATCGGCCCCGATGATATCCGAATCAAAGAACTCCTGACGCGATTAAACAGTGAAGAAGAGGACATACAGGAAGTGATCCTGGCCCTCAATCCTGACGCCGAGGGCGAGGCAACAAGCTACTATATCAATAAATTGCTGCTCAACTACGACGTACGCGTTACACGCATTGCTTACGGTATACCGATGGGAACCGAGCTCGAATTTATCGATGAAGCCACTCTCAGCCGCGCTTTTGCCAGCCGCACTGCCTTTTAA
- a CDS encoding M1 family metallopeptidase, with product MIRTIYKTTFTLLLSLLGIFILSSATAWAQQAGYWQQEVEYEMDIDFNVETNRFDGFQKLTYHNHSPDTLNRVFYHLFFNAFQPNSMMDVRSRTIADPDRRIRDRIFHYDETEIGYQRVDRLTQNGSDVEYTIEGTIMEVHLNEPVAPGESVVFEMDFNAQVPLQTRRSGRDNAEGVRYSMSQWYPKIAAYDEMGWHANPYIGREFYAPFGTFDIKIHIDRDYVVASGSILQNPEEVGYGYETPGIEVNRPDGEKLTWHFTAENVHDVMWAADPDYTHTTAQVPGGPLLRFFYQSETVAENASDDEQAQLLDNWEALPELTVQGFRYMSENYGDYPYEEYVVVQGGDGGMEYTMGTLITGNRSLRSLVGVTVHEFVHAWYEGAVGNNEVYDQWIDEGFTTYFSAFITNHLFNNGEGDPMLSRYNSYFRVVQAGIEEPMHKHSDHYVTNTAYGMASYTKGAMFLHQLGYVIGDEVLKNTLNRFYDEWKFKHPSGYDFLRIAEEESGMNLKWYYEYWVTTTQTIDYGVAEVTGSDQSSVITLAKNSTMPMPLDVRITYTDGSQEWHYIPLRIMWGEKENPYPDASWNTSEDWPWVFPEYELSINRPLNEIARVEIDPSMRMADVNRNDNVWAPVSDADSSQDAGRK from the coding sequence ATGATTCGAACAATCTATAAAACGACGTTTACATTACTTCTCAGCCTTTTGGGAATTTTCATACTAAGCAGCGCAACTGCATGGGCCCAGCAAGCCGGGTACTGGCAGCAGGAAGTGGAGTATGAAATGGATATTGATTTTAACGTTGAAACCAACCGGTTCGACGGATTTCAAAAACTGACGTACCACAATCATTCTCCCGACACGCTGAACCGGGTTTTTTACCATCTCTTCTTCAACGCTTTCCAGCCGAACAGCATGATGGATGTGCGTTCCCGAACCATCGCTGACCCCGACAGGCGCATCCGCGACAGAATTTTCCATTACGATGAAACAGAGATTGGCTATCAAAGAGTGGATCGCCTCACGCAAAACGGTAGCGATGTGGAGTACACCATTGAGGGTACCATCATGGAAGTGCATCTCAATGAGCCGGTTGCACCCGGCGAATCCGTTGTTTTTGAAATGGATTTTAATGCACAGGTTCCTCTGCAAACCCGCAGGTCGGGCCGCGACAATGCGGAAGGAGTTCGTTATTCCATGTCGCAATGGTATCCAAAGATTGCGGCCTATGATGAAATGGGATGGCACGCAAATCCCTACATCGGTCGTGAATTCTATGCTCCGTTCGGAACATTCGATATAAAAATTCATATCGACCGCGATTACGTTGTAGCATCGGGATCTATCCTGCAAAACCCAGAAGAGGTGGGTTACGGCTACGAAACACCCGGCATAGAAGTGAACCGGCCCGACGGTGAGAAATTAACGTGGCACTTCACGGCCGAAAATGTACATGACGTAATGTGGGCTGCCGATCCGGATTACACCCATACAACCGCACAGGTTCCCGGAGGCCCCCTGCTCAGGTTCTTCTATCAAAGCGAAACGGTGGCCGAAAATGCCTCCGATGATGAACAGGCGCAGCTGCTGGATAACTGGGAAGCCCTGCCGGAGTTAACCGTACAGGGATTCCGGTATATGAGTGAAAACTACGGTGATTACCCCTACGAAGAGTACGTCGTGGTACAGGGGGGTGACGGCGGCATGGAGTATACCATGGGAACGCTGATAACGGGCAACCGCTCACTGAGAAGCCTCGTCGGTGTAACCGTCCACGAATTTGTGCACGCGTGGTACGAAGGCGCCGTCGGGAACAACGAAGTATACGACCAGTGGATTGATGAAGGCTTCACTACCTATTTCTCTGCCTTTATCACAAATCATCTATTTAATAACGGCGAAGGCGATCCCATGCTCTCCCGTTACAACAGTTATTTTCGTGTCGTGCAGGCGGGAATTGAAGAGCCCATGCACAAACATTCCGACCACTACGTTACCAACACCGCATATGGTATGGCATCGTATACCAAGGGTGCCATGTTCCTGCATCAGCTGGGGTACGTGATTGGAGACGAAGTACTCAAAAACACGCTGAACCGCTTCTATGACGAATGGAAATTCAAGCATCCATCCGGTTATGATTTTCTTCGCATTGCTGAAGAAGAGAGCGGAATGAATCTGAAATGGTACTATGAATACTGGGTTACCACAACCCAAACCATCGATTACGGCGTTGCGGAGGTTACCGGCAGCGATCAGTCATCTGTAATTACCTTGGCAAAAAATAGTACTATGCCCATGCCTCTCGATGTCAGGATAACCTATACGGACGGATCACAGGAGTGGCACTACATCCCTCTCAGAATCATGTGGGGAGAAAAAGAAAATCCATACCCGGACGCATCATGGAACACTTCTGAAGACTGGCCTTGGGTGTTTCCGGAATATGAACTGTCTATAAACCGGCCGCTTAATGAGATTGCCAGGGTTGAAATTGATCCTTCAATGAGAATGGCAGACGTGAATCGAAATGATAATGTCTGGGCACCAGTCAGCGATGCCGATTCATCACAGGATGCAGGCAGGAAATAA
- a CDS encoding NAD(P)-dependent malic enzyme: MSANSTDDYAARSIEAHKKYGGKVAIQSKMPLDTPDDLSIAYTPGVAQPCLEIAENREKAYDYTSKQNTVAVVSDGSAVLGLGNIGPEASLPVMEGKAILFKKFAGVDAVPIVLATQDTEEIVQTVKMIAPGFGGINLEDISAPRCFEIERRLKQELDIPVMHDDQHGTAVVTLAGMFNAVKVTGRTFSDLNIVINGAGAAGIAIIYLLREIGVRQIVMCDSHGIIHSERGDLTPVKQEVAELTNKNNLKGGLKDAIKGADVFIGVSVPGVLKADMVRTMSENPVIFAMANPVPEIMPAEATQAGARIIATGRSDFPNQINNVLAFPGIFRGLLDARYSKLTNKMYIAAARAIAKTVKEPNVDKIIPGPFEPGVAEAVAEAVRSCSGE, translated from the coding sequence ATGTCTGCCAACAGCACTGACGACTACGCAGCCCGATCAATAGAAGCACATAAAAAATACGGGGGCAAAGTTGCCATTCAATCCAAAATGCCCCTCGATACACCGGACGATCTGAGCATTGCCTATACACCCGGTGTAGCACAGCCGTGCCTGGAGATAGCTGAAAACCGCGAAAAGGCCTACGACTACACAAGCAAACAAAATACGGTTGCTGTTGTCAGCGACGGATCGGCTGTTCTGGGCCTTGGCAATATAGGCCCCGAAGCTTCCCTTCCGGTTATGGAAGGAAAAGCAATTTTGTTCAAAAAGTTTGCCGGTGTAGACGCCGTCCCGATTGTGCTCGCCACCCAGGATACGGAGGAAATTGTACAAACTGTGAAAATGATTGCTCCCGGATTCGGCGGCATCAACCTGGAGGATATTTCTGCACCCAGGTGCTTTGAAATAGAAAGGCGCCTCAAACAGGAGCTTGACATTCCGGTAATGCACGATGACCAGCATGGAACAGCTGTTGTTACCCTTGCAGGAATGTTCAACGCCGTAAAAGTTACCGGGCGCACGTTTTCTGACCTCAATATCGTGATTAACGGAGCCGGCGCCGCGGGCATTGCAATCATTTATCTGCTGCGTGAAATTGGCGTTAGGCAGATTGTGATGTGCGACAGCCACGGAATTATACATAGTGAACGGGGCGACCTCACACCCGTTAAACAGGAAGTGGCAGAACTGACAAATAAGAACAATCTCAAGGGCGGGCTGAAAGACGCCATAAAAGGGGCTGATGTTTTTATTGGAGTCTCTGTTCCTGGAGTTCTTAAGGCCGATATGGTTCGGACGATGAGTGAGAATCCCGTTATCTTTGCAATGGCAAATCCGGTGCCGGAAATTATGCCTGCTGAAGCAACTCAGGCCGGAGCCAGAATTATCGCAACCGGACGATCCGATTTTCCCAACCAGATCAACAATGTACTTGCTTTTCCGGGCATATTCCGCGGGCTGCTCGATGCCAGGTACTCAAAACTTACCAATAAGATGTACATCGCAGCTGCGCGGGCCATCGCAAAAACGGTAAAGGAACCAAATGTAGATAAGATTATACCCGGCCCCTTTGAACCGGGCGTGGCTGAGGCAGTAGCGGAAGCCGTTCGCAGCTGCTCCGGTGAATAG
- a CDS encoding endonuclease/exonuclease/phosphatase family protein, whose product MMKLIGFLILIPLAAMAGYRFLQQQPDGSEQDSEDVVRIMSYNIRFDNPDDGINSWPNRSHHVSHLIEEKYRPDLIGVQEALVHQLEELQDALENYFWVGAGRSDGNRGGEFSPIFYNSNKFGLLQTNTFWLSETPDIPGSLSWDAAITRVVTWARFKEKTTGREFILFNTHFDHMGTESRKESAALLLNEAKRISGGIPFVITGDLNITEESDVYEILKNDPAVKDARYASNTGHQGPTASFNNWMELREPESRIDYIFVKSDIEVLRHQIADDRYNDRFPSDHLPVIADIHLPEVSQEKR is encoded by the coding sequence ATGATGAAGCTGATCGGATTTTTAATACTTATCCCGTTGGCCGCTATGGCCGGTTACAGGTTTTTGCAACAGCAGCCGGATGGCTCTGAGCAGGATTCGGAGGATGTAGTACGAATCATGTCGTACAACATCCGGTTTGACAATCCGGACGACGGTATCAATTCCTGGCCCAACCGGTCACATCATGTGTCGCATTTGATTGAAGAGAAGTATCGCCCGGATCTGATCGGTGTGCAGGAAGCCCTCGTGCACCAGCTTGAGGAGCTTCAGGATGCGCTTGAAAACTATTTCTGGGTGGGAGCAGGAAGGAGCGACGGCAACAGAGGCGGGGAATTTTCGCCCATTTTCTATAACAGTAACAAATTCGGGCTTTTGCAGACCAATACGTTCTGGCTTTCCGAAACCCCGGATATTCCGGGCAGCCTTTCGTGGGACGCAGCCATCACGAGGGTTGTTACGTGGGCAAGGTTCAAAGAGAAAACAACCGGACGGGAGTTTATTCTTTTCAATACTCATTTTGACCACATGGGCACGGAGTCACGCAAAGAGAGTGCAGCGCTGCTGCTTAATGAGGCGAAACGAATTTCGGGAGGTATCCCGTTTGTGATTACCGGTGACCTGAATATCACTGAAGAGTCTGATGTGTATGAAATTCTGAAGAATGATCCTGCCGTGAAAGATGCTCGTTACGCATCCAATACGGGTCATCAAGGACCAACGGCTTCTTTTAACAATTGGATGGAACTTCGGGAACCGGAGTCACGGATCGACTATATTTTTGTGAAGAGCGATATTGAAGTTTTGAGGCATCAAATTGCCGATGATCGCTATAACGATCGTTTTCCCTCCGATCATCTGCCGGTTATAGCGGATATTCATTTGCCTGAAGTATCCCAAGAGAAGCGGTAG
- a CDS encoding proline dehydrogenase family protein: MRLPFVFAKRFVAGETFEATVPKIKSLNEKGISVTLDLLGENVKKRTTADETVKEYIRLLNDIHSAGLKSTISIKLTMLGMDIDDDYCRDNLYSLLEEAKRLDSFVRIDMEGSDYTQTTIDIFRDAFKKYGKHVGIVIQAYLHRTKDDIRDLAELGADVRLCKGAYKEPERIALQNMSAIREAFKEYTKILLEKTPYPRIATHDDELVEWVKEYTGEQKIGKARFEFQMLYGLREETMEQLVKNGYNARVYVPYGTMWFPYFKRRLMERKENIWFVVSTLFKK, translated from the coding sequence ATGCGATTGCCATTTGTATTTGCGAAACGATTTGTAGCCGGAGAGACATTTGAGGCCACGGTACCCAAAATCAAATCACTGAACGAGAAAGGAATCAGTGTAACACTGGATCTGCTTGGAGAAAATGTAAAGAAGCGCACCACAGCGGATGAAACAGTAAAGGAGTATATCCGTCTTCTGAATGATATTCACTCTGCAGGGTTAAAGAGCACCATATCGATCAAATTGACGATGCTGGGGATGGATATTGATGATGATTACTGCAGAGACAATCTTTACAGCCTGCTCGAGGAAGCAAAACGCCTCGACTCGTTTGTGCGAATTGACATGGAGGGATCGGATTACACTCAGACTACCATTGATATTTTCAGGGACGCCTTCAAGAAGTATGGAAAACATGTGGGTATTGTGATTCAGGCATATCTGCACCGCACAAAAGATGATATCCGAGATCTGGCTGAGCTGGGAGCTGATGTCAGGCTTTGCAAAGGCGCATATAAAGAACCCGAGCGAATAGCACTGCAGAATATGTCAGCCATCCGTGAGGCTTTCAAGGAGTACACAAAAATTTTACTTGAAAAAACGCCCTACCCCAGGATTGCAACTCATGACGATGAACTCGTAGAGTGGGTAAAAGAGTACACCGGTGAGCAAAAAATCGGAAAAGCCAGGTTTGAATTTCAAATGCTCTACGGGCTTCGGGAAGAGACCATGGAGCAATTGGTAAAAAATGGATACAATGCGCGTGTTTACGTACCCTACGGAACCATGTGGTTTCCATACTTCAAGCGCAGGCTCATGGAAAGGAAGGAAAATATCTGGTTTGTGGTGAGTACGCTGTTTAAAAAGTAG
- a CDS encoding DUF4097 family beta strand repeat-containing protein: MFEFLKKLILLILSLLTFTMTDLLARQSGDPFRAETFQTSSTPDVQVSTSGGSVIFHGQSSDEVRVYMYARRNGSYLLPSDTDLENFDIIIEQRGNGIVAEARRRGNGPFSFFNRNNNISISFEVYLPEGSAADGRTSGGSVSAENLSNALNLRTSGGSVNASNISGNAELRTSGGSINLENINGTLSAGTSGGSIRASNLTGMAELSTSGGSIRLDGIAARISARTSGGSIRAEFIDFSDDIELRTSGGNINIDLPQRNNYDLELRGSRVDMQLRNFTGEVERNYIKGVIGEGGPLLNARTSGGSVTVRQ, encoded by the coding sequence ATGTTTGAATTCCTGAAAAAACTCATTCTTCTGATACTCTCCCTTTTGACGTTTACCATGACAGATCTTCTTGCACGGCAGAGCGGAGATCCTTTCAGAGCGGAAACATTCCAGACCTCGTCCACACCCGACGTGCAGGTAAGTACCTCGGGCGGTTCGGTCATATTTCACGGGCAAAGCAGTGATGAAGTACGTGTTTACATGTATGCCCGAAGAAACGGCTCGTATCTGTTGCCATCTGATACAGATCTTGAAAACTTTGACATCATCATCGAACAGCGCGGCAATGGCATTGTTGCAGAAGCGAGACGAAGAGGCAATGGCCCATTCTCTTTCTTCAATAGGAATAACAATATTTCGATCTCTTTCGAAGTCTATCTTCCGGAAGGCTCAGCTGCAGACGGCAGAACAAGCGGAGGCAGCGTCAGCGCTGAAAATCTGTCGAATGCCCTCAACCTTAGAACAAGTGGCGGAAGCGTGAACGCGTCAAACATATCGGGAAATGCTGAATTACGCACTTCAGGCGGCAGCATTAACCTGGAGAACATAAATGGAACCCTGTCTGCCGGAACCAGCGGAGGCTCTATCCGTGCCTCCAACCTGACAGGTATGGCAGAACTCTCAACTTCGGGCGGATCCATTCGGCTCGACGGCATAGCGGCGCGCATATCTGCCAGAACCAGCGGTGGGAGCATACGCGCTGAATTCATTGATTTCAGTGATGATATCGAACTCAGAACCAGCGGAGGAAATATCAACATAGACCTGCCTCAACGAAACAACTATGACCTTGAATTAAGAGGCAGCAGAGTCGATATGCAGCTCAGGAATTTTACCGGTGAGGTTGAGCGTAACTACATAAAAGGAGTAATCGGTGAAGGCGGCCCGCTTCTCAACGCCAGAACATCGGGCGGATCCGTAACCGTACGCCAGTAA
- a CDS encoding cytochrome c oxidase subunit II gives MDKSEKLAFSLSGLLLVIFLGAIVYASLARNIEVPTCITDMEPFATDTLFQTGPNTYELQAVARMWAFQPSTVTLPAGSTVDLYLTSQDIIHGFKIKDHNVNLMAVPGAINYIQVTFDEPGEYFFACHEFCGAAHHTMAGRIIIEESGEVAQNTEGI, from the coding sequence ATGGATAAATCAGAAAAACTGGCATTTAGCCTAAGCGGACTTCTACTTGTAATATTTCTTGGCGCGATTGTTTACGCCAGTCTGGCGAGAAACATTGAGGTTCCAACATGTATTACAGACATGGAGCCATTCGCTACAGACACGCTCTTTCAGACGGGACCAAATACCTATGAACTGCAGGCCGTTGCAAGAATGTGGGCATTCCAGCCCTCTACGGTAACTCTCCCGGCGGGTTCTACGGTTGATCTTTACCTCACATCTCAGGACATCATACATGGTTTTAAAATCAAGGACCACAACGTGAACCTGATGGCAGTTCCGGGAGCAATCAATTACATACAGGTCACCTTCGATGAACCAGGTGAATATTTCTTTGCATGTCATGAATTTTGCGGAGCTGCTCATCATACCATGGCAGGACGGATAATTATTGAAGAGTCTGGTGAAGTTGCTCAAAACACGGAGGGAATCTAA
- a CDS encoding cbb3-type cytochrome c oxidase subunit I, whose product MAADTFRFSKSAKHLNSVLIIIPMVLLFIGVYGGLMQTLFRAGIIQSDPFMGGDYYKGLTIHGVLNAIVFTTFFAVALGNALIPYALKKHLNTKIAWTSGILMLVGSVMAGIVMLMGEATVLYTFYPPLKANPAFYIGLTLLVVGSWIAFFNWIPMYLNWRKENSGKKTPMAVVGMFTTFIVWFIATISVAIEILFMLLPWSLGLIDEVNVMLARTLFWFFGHPLVYFWLLPAYVMYYVFMPKLAGGKLYSDMAGRLVFMMFVLFSIPVGTHHQYMDPAIGAQWKFLHGIFTFAVALPSLITAFTLAASLEHAGRKRGGTGLFGWMKTLPYFDKEKWFFSYLIAGLIIFAFGGISGIVNASYQMNTVVHNTAWIPGHFHLTVAGPVLLAFLGGSMYLIQQFMNKKVKMKGWTLSVPYIYTIGVFIFSWGLMRGGILGMPRRTNTGATYANPESVLYQPEWMMYIDITVIGGVIMFIAIVIYIVAFFATVFSKSLATEEEAAVTFPISEPLHDEPALLLRNFKPYIIIALILIALSYAPVIYDVIQATYDGSAPYSPNSPVPLR is encoded by the coding sequence ATGGCTGCCGACACATTTCGCTTCTCAAAGTCTGCAAAGCATCTGAATTCGGTATTGATCATTATTCCCATGGTACTTCTTTTTATCGGAGTCTATGGGGGATTAATGCAAACCCTGTTCAGGGCCGGTATTATTCAAAGTGATCCTTTTATGGGCGGTGATTACTATAAAGGGCTCACAATTCACGGAGTGCTGAACGCCATTGTGTTCACCACATTCTTTGCTGTAGCCCTGGGTAATGCACTGATACCCTATGCACTAAAGAAACATCTCAATACCAAAATTGCGTGGACTTCCGGTATCCTGATGCTGGTTGGTTCGGTGATGGCTGGTATCGTAATGTTGATGGGTGAGGCAACTGTATTGTACACCTTTTACCCGCCGCTGAAAGCTAACCCTGCTTTTTATATCGGGTTAACGCTTTTGGTCGTCGGATCGTGGATTGCTTTCTTCAACTGGATACCCATGTACCTGAACTGGAGGAAAGAGAACAGTGGGAAAAAAACACCCATGGCGGTTGTTGGTATGTTTACCACATTCATTGTCTGGTTCATTGCAACCATTTCCGTCGCGATTGAAATTCTTTTTATGCTGCTGCCATGGTCGCTGGGTTTGATTGACGAGGTGAACGTGATGCTTGCCAGAACACTATTCTGGTTCTTTGGCCACCCGCTCGTTTATTTCTGGCTGCTTCCGGCATATGTAATGTACTATGTATTTATGCCAAAACTGGCCGGAGGAAAGCTCTATTCCGATATGGCCGGCCGGCTTGTCTTTATGATGTTTGTACTGTTTTCAATACCTGTGGGTACACACCACCAGTATATGGATCCCGCTATAGGCGCACAGTGGAAGTTTCTGCACGGTATCTTCACTTTTGCAGTAGCTCTTCCGAGCTTAATCACAGCGTTTACACTGGCTGCTTCCCTCGAACATGCAGGAAGAAAAAGAGGCGGTACCGGACTTTTCGGGTGGATGAAAACACTCCCCTACTTTGACAAAGAGAAATGGTTTTTCTCCTATCTCATTGCAGGATTAATCATCTTCGCCTTTGGCGGAATCAGCGGTATCGTTAACGCGTCATACCAGATGAATACCGTGGTACACAATACTGCATGGATTCCAGGCCACTTTCACCTGACTGTAGCCGGTCCTGTTCTGCTTGCCTTCCTTGGAGGAAGTATGTACCTGATACAGCAGTTCATGAATAAAAAAGTGAAGATGAAAGGCTGGACCTTGTCGGTACCCTATATCTACACCATTGGTGTTTTTATTTTCTCATGGGGTTTGATGAGAGGCGGTATATTGGGAATGCCAAGAAGAACAAATACGGGCGCAACCTATGCGAATCCGGAAAGTGTTCTCTATCAGCCCGAATGGATGATGTATATCGATATCACCGTAATTGGCGGGGTGATCATGTTTATCGCAATTGTAATTTACATTGTGGCATTCTTTGCAACGGTTTTTTCAAAAAGCCTTGCAACCGAAGAGGAGGCTGCCGTTACGTTTCCAATTTCCGAACCCCTGCACGACGAACCGGCACTATTACTCAGAAACTTCAAGCCATATATTATAATTGCACTGATCTTAATCGCACTTTCATATGCGCCTGTTATATATGATGTGATACAGGCCACATACGATGGCTCAGCGCCTTATTCACCAAATAGTCCCGTACCACTTCGATAA
- a CDS encoding SCO family protein codes for MTKLSSFLLTVITAGILLGLSGCDSLSVKKSISDEEFSLLDHNNQEVVFPDDYLGKILLVGYVYTHCPDICPAITYNMRDVQQLVDDSSNFMLISISFDPERDSPSILNDYAANYRLDTDSWSLLTGERSEVDNVLELLEISTVKTPTRFLDDGKAIYFIDHTDRVTLIDREGNIRKQYIGSEFKPEEVAEDIRKLIGK; via the coding sequence ATGACGAAGTTGAGCAGTTTTCTTTTAACAGTAATTACAGCCGGAATTCTTCTGGGTCTTTCCGGCTGTGATTCTCTCTCCGTTAAAAAGTCTATCAGCGATGAAGAGTTCAGCCTTCTGGATCATAACAATCAGGAGGTTGTATTTCCGGACGACTACCTCGGAAAAATCCTGCTCGTCGGTTACGTCTATACACACTGTCCCGACATCTGCCCTGCCATCACATACAATATGAGAGATGTGCAACAGCTTGTGGATGACAGTTCAAACTTTATGCTTATCAGTATATCGTTCGACCCGGAACGCGATTCACCTTCCATACTCAATGATTATGCAGCCAACTACAGGCTGGATACGGACAGCTGGAGCCTGCTCACGGGCGAAAGAAGTGAAGTTGATAATGTGTTGGAATTACTGGAGATATCAACAGTGAAAACACCAACCCGCTTTTTGGATGATGGCAAGGCCATCTATTTTATCGACCATACCGACCGGGTAACGCTGATCGACCGGGAAGGCAACATTCGGAAACAGTATATCGGAAGTGAATTTAAACCTGAAGAAGTTGCAGAAGACATAAGAAAACTGATTGGCAAGTAG
- a CDS encoding plastocyanin/azurin family copper-binding protein, which produces MKRTIFSSLLLMIAIAFTACGGGQSETETAESQTAEQEDQQMMDDGVRTIEIFGTDDLRFKVQEDAEGLQLGESSGEYTVLEAIEASPGEEIRIVLTTVSQLPPAAMSHNWTLVEMGTDVDTFARESLAARDNDYISPNFEDQVIAHTAMIGSGETDTITFTVPDEPGEYDYICTFPGHYAGGMVGKLIVQ; this is translated from the coding sequence ATGAAACGCACAATATTTAGTTCTCTCCTTTTAATGATTGCAATTGCATTTACTGCATGCGGAGGCGGTCAAAGTGAAACTGAAACTGCAGAATCTCAGACTGCTGAACAAGAAGATCAACAAATGATGGACGATGGTGTACGAACTATTGAGATATTCGGTACCGATGATCTCAGGTTCAAAGTACAGGAAGATGCCGAAGGCCTTCAATTGGGTGAATCCTCCGGAGAATATACTGTATTGGAAGCTATCGAAGCTTCACCGGGTGAAGAGATCCGCATTGTACTCACGACCGTGAGCCAGCTTCCCCCTGCGGCAATGTCACACAACTGGACATTGGTGGAGATGGGAACCGATGTTGATACGTTTGCGCGTGAATCACTTGCAGCACGTGACAACGACTACATTTCACCAAACTTTGAAGATCAGGTTATTGCTCACACTGCAATGATCGGATCCGGTGAGACGGACACCATCACTTTCACGGTTCCTGACGAACCCGGAGAGTATGACTACATCTGCACATTCCCCGGGCACTACGCCGGTGGTATGGTTGGCAAGCTGATTGTTCAGTAA